GGGCTGAGCCCTTATTTGGCTGTGGAATGCAGGCAGAAGGTCTGTGGACCCAGCTGGCAAAGAGTGTTACcccccagggagaaagcacagggtCCCTCCAAAATAGggaacagccaggcagggctgccctgagccactggggctgcaggcagcagcagtcaggAGCTGCTTGCTCTCAACTAACCCTTTGCTGCTTCCCAGAGCAGGGCCCCCAGTTCTacccctccctgcagctcaccaggaggagcccagaacacccaggcacacacagagtggcagcagcagcagctctgcagggctggcacagaaCACAGCTCCCCCCTGGCTGCTTGAAAAAGAAGCATCAGaacggctcaggttggaagggagctcagagctcagctgctccaacctcccccccacagccagggacacctctcacccagactcagctgctccaggcctcatccagcctggcctgcaacactcccaaggaggaggcatccacagcctccctgggcagcctgtcccagagtctcaccaccctcctatcaaagaacttcttcctcagctccagtctaaccctgctcttcctcagcttcaaaccattccccttggcctgtctctaaatgccctgatgaaaagtccccCAGGTGTtgccttgctgcagtccagcctctggcacccagcaaaagaacaaggggacacagcctcaagctgtgccagggcaggttgaggctggatgttaggaggaagctgttggcagagagagtgattggcactggaatgggctgcccagggaggtggtggagtggctgtggctggaggtgttgcagccaagcctggctggggcacttagtgccatggtctgggtggttgggcagggctgggtgctaggctgggctggctgagcttggagctctctcccagcctgctctaTTGTGTGATTCTCAGTGGCAGGGGTCCCAGGGTTGGCTGCAAAGGAACACCTGGGAAGGTGTCTGCTGAACTTACTTGGAGCAGATCAGAAGAGTGCAGCCTGGGGGGGGTTGTTGCCATGCATCTGCTGCAGTTTATACCCCCAGGACTCCCCCGCCAGGTTCTGGTCACAGATGGTGTAGACCTTTTTCGACCTGAAGCGAAGCTTGAAGTTGAAGAGCCACtgcctgctggaggagctgtagTAGTAGAGGAGGGGGTTGAGGCAGCAGTTGAAGCTCACCAGGGCTAAGGTGATCCTCCTCATCTTGTAGATCAGGCTGGTGAAGGCCTGGTTCTGGATGAGCTGGACTCTCATTAAGAAGTGGAGCAGGTGAGAGAGATGATAGGGCAGAAAGCACAGGGTACAAATGCCCAGGATGATGTAGATGGTCCTCAGGGCCTTCCTCTTGCGGGTGCTGTGCTTGATCTGGGAGATCTTCCTGGCAATGAGAGGGTAGCTGATGAGGATGATGGCAAAGGGCACCACGAAGCCAAAGAGCAAGGCCAGGACGTTGTAGGGAGCCATGCGGCCGCTCCAGCTGCTCCGGCTGAAGTTCTCAAAGCAGGCTGTGGTGTTCCTCACccccctgttgtggaggggaccTTCCAGGATGAGTGGCACTGCGACACTCAGAGCCACCCCCCAGAGGCCTGTGACCACCAGCAGGTAATGCCTGGCTCTGATCTGGATGTAGGTGAAAGGGTGCAGCACGGCCAGGTACCGATCCACGCAGATGCAGGTGAAGAAGGCAATGCTGAGGTAGATGTTGATGTAGTACAGAGTCCCTGTCACCCTGCAGGCCACGTCCCCAAAGATCCAGTCATTGCAGTTCAGGTGGTAATGGATTTTGAAGGGCAGCACACAGACAAACAAGGTGTCCACCAGAGCAAGGTTGGTCATGTAGAGGTAGGAGTGAGACCTGTGCTTcgccctgcaggagagcaggtaGAGAGctgagaggttctccagcagccccagcacaaaGGTGATGCTGTAGATGGCAGGAAACAGGAGGTACTGGAAGTCTGCTTCCAGAGGGGGCTCTGAACTGCCATTGGGCAGTGTCCCATTGGAGACTCCTTCAGCCCAGGACAGGTCTGCCATGACGTCTGCTGGGGTGCTGAGCTGCCCAACACGGGGTACAAGTCCTGAAGCCATCTCTGACCCCCAGGAGGGCCTGGAGCTTTATTTCATCTCAGGTGGGTTAAGAGCCAAAGCTGAGCGATGCTGGGCCTGGTGAAGCCTCCTGAGAGCTCTGCATTGCTGGTGGGAAGCagagagcatagaatcatagactcaaccaggctggaagagagctccaagctcatccagtccaacctagcacccagccctgtccaatcaaccagaccatggcactaagtgccccatccaggcctCTTTCAACACAGAGGATATTTTGTCAGTCACTGCATTGCCCCCTTCAGCAGACAAATGAAATGATGTGCTTTAGCCAGCAGGATTTGTTCAAATACATCTCTTCACTGTGCTATTTGATCTGGGCATTATGTAATCAGCTTTGATTACAGGTATTGCTATCAGCTGTTATGCTTGTAATGAATCAGTCACCATTTCATTAGTTTCCTATGGTAACCCATCAGATGCTACCAGGTGATGCTGTTTGCTATTAGCTGGCTATtcgagtctcctcccaccccaggtgcagccaatttgccctccctgcccattcCCCTTTATATTCTGCCCCAGAAGGTCAGAACCCCCAAGTCAGGCCCAttgtgggccaagggatcctctgcCTGGCGTccctggtgagtgcccatggtgtgcactgggtgaattggtggaggatcttaaaggctggggggcctggtggccccccagcTTGCTAGGGTTGGGCTCAGGAACCATTACAACATACAACATCAGCCacgggtgctgggtgtgtgtcctTGCTGGAGCTGATTTCTTTTGTAGGGTATTTTAGCTGTTTGAGGCTCTTGCCTTGGGCTCTGAGGTGGCTGCAAGAATGGTGGTGGAGAAGAGGCGCTCTCCAGGGAGAGTTAAAGGTAAGCAGGTAAGAGCAGGGACTGCTTTAGGAAGGTGAGGTGTGGTGGAGAATCAGATTGttagggcctggaagggaccctgaaagacCATTTAGTTAGGGCTGGC
This is a stretch of genomic DNA from Pogoniulus pusillus isolate bPogPus1 chromosome 36, bPogPus1.pri, whole genome shotgun sequence. It encodes these proteins:
- the LOC135190548 gene encoding lysophosphatidic acid receptor 6-like, with the translated sequence MASGLVPRVGQLSTPADVMADLSWAEGVSNGTLPNGSSEPPLEADFQYLLFPAIYSITFVLGLLENLSALYLLSCRAKHRSHSYLYMTNLALVDTLFVCVLPFKIHYHLNCNDWIFGDVACRVTGTLYYINIYLSIAFFTCICVDRYLAVLHPFTYIQIRARHYLLVVTGLWGVALSVAVPLILEGPLHNRGVRNTTACFENFSRSSWSGRMAPYNVLALLFGFVVPFAIILISYPLIARKISQIKHSTRKRKALRTIYIILGICTLCFLPYHLSHLLHFLMRVQLIQNQAFTSLIYKMRRITLALVSFNCCLNPLLYYYSSSSRQWLFNFKLRFRSKKVYTICDQNLAGESWGYKLQQMHGNNPPQAALF